A region of the Drosophila subpulchrella strain 33 F10 #4 breed RU33 chromosome 3L, RU_Dsub_v1.1 Primary Assembly, whole genome shotgun sequence genome:
TACATATTATTATCCCTGgcttaaattatgttttttttgcCAGTGAGGGAGGCACATGGACCTGGCCTGCATTCTTGGTATGTCGAGCAAATGTCAGGACGAAAGGTCATCGAACCCAGGTGCCTCTTGGAGAGGGTGATACTATATAATCATGATAAAAGCATCCCACATATGTACAACACACATGTACTGTAGAGCCGCAGGAGTCGGCAATGCCCACGGGGAGTGCCTTAAATtacagaatttaattaatttcgcAGAGATTTTTCATCGGAGGCCGCCGCGCACTTGACTTTGTACTTTTGACTCGTCTCCATTGCTCTTTCGCCTGCCACTAATTTCCCCATCATCTGCGGTTGAGTCGTTTTCATGGGGATCAGCCAGGACTTGAGTTCGTTTCGCAGAcctccatttccatttgcaCATCGCACATCCACtcccattttaattttaattaatttcaatgTATATGTGGCAGCTGTGACTGTCGCTCGGCAAGAGTCATGgcatgggaatgggaatggggatTGGGATCGGGATGGGGTTCCCGGAGGCAGTCGAGCAGCAGCCAAAATGATTATGagtaattagttttaatggGCTCGAAGCATGTCCTGGCAGCTGCAGAATGTCACACCTGGGCCAGGTGCCACACGGCAACTATGTATGTACCTTGCCTGGGTTACCTAACTTTCGGTCAGGTTGCCTTGCCCACTTGAGAGATGAAAGTTAAGTGGAGGGCCTGGGTTACCAAAAGCTAAATATTTAAGTTGCTTCTACAAATTACAGTATAAGGTTAGCACTGTGATACATTGTATACGTTCTGGGTGGCTCACCAGCTAAATTAATGATACTTTACCTAGATATTCTCCTTGAAGTGGGTTGGTACTTGCAAGGATATACTtagtttattaatttatatctCATACACTTCAAAAAGACTATTTTCTAAATTGTTAGAGAAAGTAGAAAGGctgcattttatatttttcacatTCCTAACTTATTAAATCAAGTACAGCTTTGCAACTTTGTGTAGATACAAAACCCCAATGACCGACAATTCTgctaaataaatgtttattcCTCTACATTTATCATTGCATTTTAAATCACCTAGAAAACTCTaactaattaaataaagtacaacttgacatttttatgtgaataaaaaagtaaaaaacaaattaaaaacccCAATGACTAACCATTCCGCTAAATAAATGTTTGCTTTTCCCTATTTATCATTGCATATTGAATCACATAGAAATTTcacataatttaaaaatgtgcgTATCTAAAAGCACTAATTAATATATAACGAATGCTAATTTATGACTGCCCGAACCGCAGCTAAATCATATAAGCAAAtagtaaatattttcatttgtttttcgttcatggtaaatttaattaaatttaagagtgatttaaaaataacataaaCCACATTTAATCCGATATGTCGATGAGTTGCGATCTGTATCGATACGACTTAAGCTGGATTTGCGAAAACAAAGTCATAAATCAAATCCCATTTGTTCTAAAATTTAGCTGACATTTCGCTGTTTCTGCGCTTTGATCGGTTTTGCAAATAGATAAGTGtcacaaaatatttacaaagaATGCCAGAAGCTTTAGCCAAAAAAAGAGGAGAAAATCCGGCGATTGACTGGGAAAAAATCGAATCACGGAAATCAAAGCTTTGAACATTGTGCAGAAAGTCAATTTGGAGCACAAACAAACATGTGAGTATGTATGGAGTACTGGGAAAAGGAGAAAATTGCGAAAAGTCAAGAGAGAACGGGGAAAACTCTGGTGGAACGAGTAccatacaaaatttaatggtGCGCAAATTTTGATTGTTTTACTTTGAGAATGAAATGTTCCTTCCTCCCTTTTTTGTGTtcagcttttttttttgttatgttccattttgtttgcattcgctatttatttatttcgccaagCTTTGAATTCGTTTTCCCGCATTTTATGCATATTTcagattcaaatatttttccagCGCTATTTGCTTTTCACTGGTCCCTCGCGTATTTGTTTAGCTGGGGGCTCTCGTCTAAATTCAGGGCATTCAGAATCCTCATCTCACCAAGAAAATAATGATGAAACTGGGCGATGTTTTGCTTCGGCCTTCAGGTGCTTTTGTTTCTATTGAAAAGCCAGCGGAAAGTTGTTGTCAATGTAATTTGATTCCCACTCCACGGCGAACTGCCCCACATGCCAGTTTCCTTTTCCCGTCTCTATGACTACGCATACGCCCCGTTGGGCAAAAAGCAAATTGTAATTAGACACAGGGGCCGACTGGACCATGCGAACGGACAACAATGGTCGGAAGTTGTTCCCCAACTCGGTTGTATCTTGTTATGTCGAACTGAAGGCTGtacaaaatacaaaactgACCTGCCAGTGATACCAATGAAAGTGCACAGTGCACAAGTGAGTAAAGATATTTCATTGAATTTAATGCGTATAGATAGCTGtttattactttaaaaaattagttgTGAGTCCTTATTtaacatatatatttgttatttataaaaacacaAGCTGTGGCAAACTTTTATCTCCagtttatcaaaaaaaaaattgcattatacctttttatttatttaatagtatttattgattgaacatatattaaattaattttttttacaaaaaaaacgtAGCAACTCTGTAAAGATCAAAAACCTCCCAGAATTCGTTCCACATTGAACTATCACTCAATAAGCTGTAAGtcatttgtatttaaaatctcagtaaattttttttttattttattttcattcgGTAAATATTCAGCTTAGAAAATGTTGGACAGCCAAGAGGATGGAACGAATGCAGAAATGCAAAGTGAGGTCAATGCAGTTGACAAAATGGAACCGGACCCCAAAACCCAGTGTCCCGTTCTGCACTCACAGTCATCCAAAGGAAGTTCTAGTTGGCCAGAACCCCAGGCCTCGGAGTTTACTAATCAATCGGACGTAGGAACTTCCTTGGCAACTTCCTTAGAAGAGTCCTTTAAAGTGGACTGCAGCCTGCCTAGCCTACCTCTTGATACCCTTCTGTCACCTTTTAATATCATCGATCAATTGCGTAAGCAGAGTGAGGTAAAGGACCTATTGGACTTTCAGAGTGGGCTAGGGGATCTTTCCTTATTTGGCAAATATGAACCATCTTTATCCTCAAAGTCAGAGTGTTCTAAAGAGAGCCAAGTGCCATACTTTATTCCTGAATTGGAAATGGCTTGTGCTGAAGTAAAAGTTAACGAAGCTATAGAAGTAAATCCCCCTGAGATTGAGAGTTCTAATACTCCAGAGATCAAGATTTTGGACATTCCACCTATCAAAGAATCAATTATGTCAGGGAAAAAAGAAGCAACTCTGCCTAGGATCGAAGCACCAAATTGCACAATATTAGAAGAAATAAATTTAGCAAACATTGAAGATATCAATTCTTATAGAACTGAGGAAGGTATTCTAAAAGCAATCGAAGAAAAAGATGAACATAAAAGTGAAGAATCAAATCCTCAAGAGTTTGAAAAACTTATGTGTTCTGCGGACCTTAAACGAAAATCAGTGGGCTTATTTGCCCCAAAAACTCTACAGATCGATGAACTAATTGCTCCATTAGTTGAAAAAGCCAAGCCTAAAATGGGTCTTATTAGCTCCTTGATAGGAAACAAGTTAGCATTGACACCCAGTGTAAGACTTTCTTTTGGCGATAGAGttgtaaaaagaaaaaatatgcaAGAAATACGATCTAAGGAGATTATTCAACAGCAGGCATCCAGATCTCTAAAGGCACTTATCTTAAGCTTGACTATGCTAAAAAACTTAGAGGCATCCTATCATGGTAAGTTACTTTTGTTAAAACCATCACATATTACTATCCTATCTTTTTTTCAGATAACTCTCATCAGAGCAGATTAAACCGATTTCAAAGGGTGAGGAGCTCATTGAACTTTTCCAGGGTATTTAGGCAGAACATTTTTCAACTTACTTCGGAGGTAAAGGGCAGCAAGAAAGAAATTAAAGAGACTTCGCTGTGTTGTGGAGAACCCATAATTGAAAGTCCCAGCATATATAAAGAACCACTTCCTCTACCATACCAACGTCTAGATGCTAGTGAAGGATTGACTTGTAATGGCTTGAATGTGAGCAAGGATTCCGTTTTTAGTGAGGTTTCCGAAAGCGATGACTCGGAAATCCAGAATAAGTTATGTGTCAAGCAAT
Encoded here:
- the LOC119552795 gene encoding uncharacterized protein LOC119552795 isoform X2, which translates into the protein MLDSQEDGTNAEMQSEVNAVDKMEPDPKTQCPVLHSQSSKGSSSWPEPQASEFTNQSDVGTSLATSLEESFKVDCSLPSLPLDTLLSPFNIIDQLRKQSEVKDLLDFQSGLGDLSLFGKYEPSLSSKSECSKESQVPYFIPELEMACAEVKVNEAIEVNPPEIESSNTPEIKILDIPPIKESIMSGKKEATLPRIEAPNCTILEEINLANIEDINSYRTEEGILKAIEEKDEHKSEESNPQEFEKLMCSADLKRKSVGLFAPKTLQIDELIAPLVEKAKPKMGLISSLIGNKLALTPSVRLSFGDRVVKRKNMQEIRSKEIIQQQASRSLKALILSLTMLKNLEASYHDNSHQSRLNRFQRVRSSLNFSRVFRQNIFQLTSEVKGSKKEIKETSLCCGEPIIESPSIYKEPLPLPYQRLDASEGLTCNGLNVSKDSVFSEVSESDDSEIQNKLCVKQSFRGVHGLPRSMADLNDILNSGRGLFSQPVRLFCFNKLKEWKRQGEGQIEILEHQGSYYIILHDKVTGELIIHMRVDERWRIDYMTNSSYSCRWTNINYASSREGILERIACSFREPSHAAEFVARVRNSAIQSRFE
- the LOC119552795 gene encoding uncharacterized protein LOC119552795 isoform X1, yielding MLDSQEDGTNAEMQSEVNAVDKMEPDPKTQCPVLHSQSSKGSSSWPEPQASEFTNQSDVGTSLATSLEESFKVDCSLPSLPLDTLLSPFNIIDQLRKQSEVKDLLDFQSGLGDLSLFGKYEPSLSSKSECSKESQVPYFIPELEMACAEVKVNEAIEVNPPEIESSNTPEIKILDIPPIKESIMSGKKEATLPRIEAPNCTILEEINLANIEDINSYRTEEGILKAIEEKDEHKSEESNPQEFEKLMCSADLKRKSVGLFAPKTLQIDELIAPLVEKAKPKMGLISSLIGNKLALTPSVRLSFGDRVVKRKNMQEIRSKEIIQQQASRSLKALILSLTMLKNLEASYHDNSHQSRLNRFQRVRSSLNFSRVFRQNIFQLTSEVKGSKKEIKETSLCCGEPIIESPSIYKEPLPLPYQRLDASEGLTCNGLNVSKDSVFSEVSESDDSEIQNKLCVKQSFRGVHGLPRSMADLNDILNSGRGLFSQPVRLFCFNKLKEWKRQGKLPGSHESPYRSPSFSGEGQIEILEHQGSYYIILHDKVTGELIIHMRVDERWRIDYMTNSSYSCRWTNINYASSREGILERIACSFREPSHAAEFVARVRNSAIQSRFE